GACACCGGGTGAGCGAACTTGTCAGTGAACGTGACACGGTAGGCCGACTGGGCGGCGATGAGTTTGTGGTGATCATGGATGCTGTGACTTCTCCGCGGGATATTCAAAAGCTGTGCGAACAGATCATTGAGGCGCTCTCACGTCCCTTTACGCTGCTGGGTAGCGATACCTGGATTGGCGTCAGCATTGGCGTAGCCGTGGGCCCGGACGACGCCGTGGATCGCTCAGAGATGATGCGTAAAGCGGATATCGCCCTGTATGAAGCCAAGAGCCAGGGACGCGGTCAGTATCAGCTGTTTGAACGGGCAATGGATGAATCGGTGAAAACCCGTCAGCAAATTGCCGCCGATCTGCGGCTGGCAATGCAATCCAAAAAAGATCTGGCCGTCTATTACCAGCCGCTGATGGATATCTCCGGCCATAAGATCGTGGGGCTGGAAGCGCTGATGCGCTGGAATCACCCGGTTCATGGCCCTATCTCTCCCGGCGAATTTATCCCGCTGGCGGAAGAGATGGGGCTGATTATTCAGATTGGCGAGTGGGTGCTGCGCGAAGCTTGTCGGGTGTCGCTGGCCTGGCCGGAGTTGACCATTGCGGTCAACGTTTCTCCGCTACAGTTCCGCGCTGCCGGTTTTGTTGAGCGCTTCAAAGCTATAGTAAAACAGGAGAAGACCCTGACCACCCGCATCGAACTGGAGATCACCGAAGGCGTGCTGATTGAGGATGAGAAAGGCGCACAGGAAACCATGCGAAAACTGCGTGAGGCCGGCTTCCGTATTGCCCTGGATGACTTTGGCACCGGCTATTCAAGCCTGAACTACCTGAGCCATTTTTCGGTGGATAAAATCAAGATCGACCGCTCTTTTACTCAGTCACTTGGCGTCACCGAAAACTCAATGGCGATCATTGAATCCGTGGTCAGGCTGGGCCAGGCGATGGGCCTGACGGTGACGGCGGAAGGCGTGGAAACTCAGGGGCAGATGGACGCGCTGGCCGTAGCAGGCTGCAACCAGTTACAGGGTTATCTCTTTTCTCAGGCGGTGCCTGAGGAGCATATCCTGGCATTACTGGCACAGAAAAAAGCGGGCTGAAGGGATGGCGCAGCCTGCCGGCTTTTAATGGAGTAAGAAAGGGCCGTAAAAACGGCCCTGTTGAGGAGGGATCAGAAGAAGCCCAGCGGCTGCACGCTGTAGCTGACCAACAGGTTTTTGGTCTGCTGATAGTGATCGAGCATCATTTTATGGGTTTCACGGCCAATCCCGGATTTCTTGTAACCGCCAAAGGCCGCATGTGCCGGATAAAGGTGGTAACAGTTGGTCCAGACGCGTCCGGCTTTGATTGCCCTGCCCACGCGGTAGGCCCGGTTAATATCCCGAGTCCATACCCCCGCCCCCAATCCGTAGATAGAGTCGTTGGCAATCGCCACCGCTTCCGCTTCATCTTTAAAGGTGGTGATGCCCACTACGGGCCCGAAAATCTCCTCCTGGAATACCCGCATACTGTTATTGCCTTTCAGCAAAGTAGGCTGGATGTAGTATCCGGTCGAGAGATCGCCTTCCAGCTTCTCTATGCCACCGCCAATCAGCACTTCAGCCCCCTCTTTCTGTGCAATCTCCAGATAAGAGAGAATTTTATCGAATTGCTGCTGCGAAGCCTGCGCCCCGACCATGGTATCGGTGTCCATAGGATCGCCGCGTTTAATGCTCTTCACGCGTTTCAACACCGCTTCCATAAAGGGCTCATAAATAGACTCCTGCACCAGCGCGCGGGACGGACAGGTACAGACCTCCCCCTGATTCAGAAAGCCCAGCACCACGCCTTCGGCGGCCTTTTCAATAAAGGACGGTTCGGCCTGCATGATGTCCTCAAAGAAGATGTTGGGTGATTTGCCGCCAAGCTCCACGGTTGAAGGGATCAGGTTTTTCGCTGCCAGCTCAAGGATATGGCCCCCGGTGGCAGTGGAGCCGGTAAAGGCGACTTTCGCAATACGTTTATTGCCCGCCAGGGCTTCACCGGCTTCACGGCCATAACCGTGGATCACGTTCAGCACGCCTTTTGGCAGCAGGTCGCCAATCAGCTCTGCAAACAGGGTGATTGAGAGCGGGGTCTGTTCAGCGGGCTTCAGCACCACGCAGTTACCCGCCGCCAGGGCCGGGGCCAGCTTCCAGGCTGCCATCAGCAGCGGGAAATTCCACGGGATAATTTGGGCAACCACGCCCAGCGGTTCATGGAAGTGATAGGCGGCGGTAAACTCATCAATTTCTGCCGCCGTCCCCTCCTGAGCGCGCAGGCAGCCAGCGAAGTAGCGGAAGTGATCCACCGCCAGCGGCAGGTCAGCGGCCAGGGTTTCGCGCACTGGCTTACCGTTGTCCCAGGTTTCATTAACCGCAATATATTCCAGGTTCTCTTCCAGCCTGTCAGCGATTTTCAACAGCGTCAGGGAGCGCGTCTGCACAGAAGTTTTCCCCCAGGCTTCTGCCGCCGCATGGGCTGCGTCCAGGGCTTTTTCCACATCCTCTGCATCAGAGCGTGGGAAATCACCAATCGTTGACCCGTTGATGGGCGAGGTATTGGAGAAATAGGCCCCGTTCACCGGCGGCACAAACTCACCATTAATAAAGTTGCCGTACTGTGATTTCAGGGTAATCAGGGACTCTTTATTACCGGGATAGGCATAGCGCATCATCGTTCTCCTAGGGTCAATTCGCCAGGGCGAAATTAACAATCAAATAACTCAACATTAACAATATGACTGAAACTGAGCATGTCAGATTGTCAGCGTTGAAACTGTGATCGGGACGCCAGGATAGAGGCACAAACGAGGGGCAGTAAGCCGGTCAGGCGAGCTTGCTGGCCTGACTGTGCTGCTGCCAGAAAGCGCGCAGTAGCTGCCGGGAAGCGGCTGGCTCCTGCTGATGCGTCATCAGGCTGCTCAGCGGCTGCTGACTGCTTTGCAGGCAGGCCGTCATGATCGCACCGGTAAACTCCGGATGAAACTGTACGGAAAGTGCCTGCGGGCTGTAGCGGATAATCTGGCACTCATCCAGCGCCGACGTTGCCAGCACCCGGGAACCGGGCGGAGCCTGAAGCACCGTCTGACGATGAGAAAGCCAGGCGGAAAAATGCACGGGCAACTGGCTTAACAGAGGATCTTTAGCGCAGCACGCCGTCAGCTCAAGGGGCTTCAGACCCCGCTCCCAGCCTCGCGGATTATCATCCACAATCCCGCCAAGCGCGTAGGCCATCAGCTGATGGCCGTAACAGACCCCCAGCAGCGGCAGCGACTGCTCAACCGCGCTGCGGATCCAGGCAGCGGTACGCTCGCTCCATTCTGCATGGTCCGTGACCATTGCCCAGGAGCCGCTGAGGATTGCTGCCGCAATCGAGCCTGGCTCCGGCAGGGCTTCGCCCAGATCGGGGCGCACGACAATATACTCGTCAGGGGCCAAATCCAGTGCAGCAATAAACCAGTGCTGCTGCTCGCCCACCTGGTCGCTGACAGCAACCGGAGGCGTCTCCAACTGAATAATGGCTAAAGGAAGCGAAGAACTCATAGTGAAAGGCCGTCCTTAGGTTGGTGAACACAGATCCTGCAGCTGAACAGGCAAGGGAAGCCAATGATGGCATTTTGTCTCCGCGCTGTCTCATCACTTTTTCTGACTACAGCACCAGGAAAAGTCATAAAGCGTGGCTCCTTTACCGACCTTAAAGCCAAAAAAAGAGTGGCTCCCTCTCCTGCTTGCCGGGTATCCGTGCCATGATAAAAGGGTGATCACCCGCACAACAGGACCCTCTCGTGGCTTTGCGTCATTTTTTGCTTATATTACTGGTAGTAACACTCTGGGCGTTTAATAACGTCGCCATAAAATGGGGATTGCTCGATCTTCCTCCGCTGTTTCTGACCCTGATGCGTTTTGTGGTAGTGGCGCTGATTCTGGTTCCCTTTACCCGCGTCAACCGGCAACAGTTACGCTATCTGGTGCCGCTGGCCTTTACCTTCGGTTTTATGCACTTCTCGCTGCTGTTTGTCGGCATGAAATACACCGATGCCGGCACCGGGGCGATTGTGGTGCAGCTCGGTACGCCTTTCGCGATGATCCTCGCTATGGTGATTTTGAAAGAGAAGCTGACGCGGGTACAGATGGCGGGGATTGCCGTTTCGCTGACGGGTGTGGTGGTGCTGGCAGGCAGCCCGACCATCCCGGCCTGGTGGGTGCTGTGTCTGCTGCTGTGCAGCGCGGCTGGCTGGGCGATCAGCAATATGCTGGTCAAAAAATCCCCTTCAATCAGGCCGCTGACCATGACCGGCTGGCTCTCGTTTCTGGCGATCCCCATTGTCGGCCTGGCCTCATTTTTACTGGAGTCCGATCAAATTCACAGCCTGGTGCATTCAACCTGGCGTGGCTGGTTTGGCATTTTCTACAGCGCTATCTTCT
This genomic window from Erwinia sp. E_sp_B01_1 contains:
- a CDS encoding EAL domain-containing protein is translated as MKITNSFRVHFVREILVPVVLVLVITFIAASLTVVWATAKSNASAAAQQQQIIKTSLSQSLDEMIKQHRSLALWQPLARRMARASVDTPWLNQNVGSWLSTMFGHQLVYILDAQNQPVYRWENGQNVEPSRFAHLRQPVMAFKEKLRAPYTSQDGHPEVIDFTLIDKRPAVLALGTLVGESGQNSPYTLVSVKYLDDSYLTSLSQRSLLKDLRYTDGNPVENGANYLLTNHSGQPLGHLSWQPDKPGSGMLKVIGPATFIVVMIITLICMVMLRRLWLSSLKLSQSMLQLSASEAQAQHLAFHDVLTGLPNRALVEERLTQTLGRLMRSDQRIALLLLDLDRFKLINDTYGHHAGDDLIIEVGHRVSELVSERDTVGRLGGDEFVVIMDAVTSPRDIQKLCEQIIEALSRPFTLLGSDTWIGVSIGVAVGPDDAVDRSEMMRKADIALYEAKSQGRGQYQLFERAMDESVKTRQQIAADLRLAMQSKKDLAVYYQPLMDISGHKIVGLEALMRWNHPVHGPISPGEFIPLAEEMGLIIQIGEWVLREACRVSLAWPELTIAVNVSPLQFRAAGFVERFKAIVKQEKTLTTRIELEITEGVLIEDEKGAQETMRKLREAGFRIALDDFGTGYSSLNYLSHFSVDKIKIDRSFTQSLGVTENSMAIIESVVRLGQAMGLTVTAEGVETQGQMDALAVAGCNQLQGYLFSQAVPEEHILALLAQKKAG
- a CDS encoding aldehyde dehydrogenase family protein, whose translation is MRYAYPGNKESLITLKSQYGNFINGEFVPPVNGAYFSNTSPINGSTIGDFPRSDAEDVEKALDAAHAAAEAWGKTSVQTRSLTLLKIADRLEENLEYIAVNETWDNGKPVRETLAADLPLAVDHFRYFAGCLRAQEGTAAEIDEFTAAYHFHEPLGVVAQIIPWNFPLLMAAWKLAPALAAGNCVVLKPAEQTPLSITLFAELIGDLLPKGVLNVIHGYGREAGEALAGNKRIAKVAFTGSTATGGHILELAAKNLIPSTVELGGKSPNIFFEDIMQAEPSFIEKAAEGVVLGFLNQGEVCTCPSRALVQESIYEPFMEAVLKRVKSIKRGDPMDTDTMVGAQASQQQFDKILSYLEIAQKEGAEVLIGGGIEKLEGDLSTGYYIQPTLLKGNNSMRVFQEEIFGPVVGITTFKDEAEAVAIANDSIYGLGAGVWTRDINRAYRVGRAIKAGRVWTNCYHLYPAHAAFGGYKKSGIGRETHKMMLDHYQQTKNLLVSYSVQPLGFF
- a CDS encoding glutamine amidotransferase; amino-acid sequence: MSSSLPLAIIQLETPPVAVSDQVGEQQHWFIAALDLAPDEYIVVRPDLGEALPEPGSIAAAILSGSWAMVTDHAEWSERTAAWIRSAVEQSLPLLGVCYGHQLMAYALGGIVDDNPRGWERGLKPLELTACCAKDPLLSQLPVHFSAWLSHRQTVLQAPPGSRVLATSALDECQIIRYSPQALSVQFHPEFTGAIMTACLQSSQQPLSSLMTHQQEPAASRQLLRAFWQQHSQASKLA
- a CDS encoding EamA family transporter — encoded protein: MALRHFLLILLVVTLWAFNNVAIKWGLLDLPPLFLTLMRFVVVALILVPFTRVNRQQLRYLVPLAFTFGFMHFSLLFVGMKYTDAGTGAIVVQLGTPFAMILAMVILKEKLTRVQMAGIAVSLTGVVVLAGSPTIPAWWVLCLLLCSAAGWAISNMLVKKSPSIRPLTMTGWLSFLAIPIVGLASFLLESDQIHSLVHSTWRGWFGIFYSAIFSSIIAYSLWYWLLRSYNVNLIMPYSLLTPVLAVIMGVLVLGDSMNMFKVTGALLVIAGTAIAVINLRNLRMHAGLRKFRRLR